In Zobellia roscoffensis, the following are encoded in one genomic region:
- a CDS encoding LacI family DNA-binding transcriptional regulator: MSKKHNTTLKDLAKELKLSISTVSRALNDHPDINATTKKNVHNLARHMNYSPNLFARSFRSQKTNIIGVVVPNISHYFTSTILKGILEEAEIRGYRVIISESNNSESKQTEMLNTMTQFGVDGILMSLTRKTTKVDDLLRTLNRVPIVLFDKVSQKIPCTQIVIDEEEAAFNAVEHLIELGKERIAIIKETENSYNSEKRYAGYLRALEHHGIPIKEKIILSTEDISLIHGRRLTNILLSMKKRPDAIFAITDNAAIGAIKALNKFKVKIPEEIAVVGFSNSANSKIIQPELTTVDQPGDKIGRTSVKYLIDEIENPTNDVITKTVEIKTTLVVRDSSLRA; encoded by the coding sequence ATGAGCAAGAAGCACAACACCACTTTAAAGGATTTAGCCAAAGAATTAAAGCTTTCAATATCAACGGTTTCCAGAGCGCTAAATGACCACCCAGATATTAACGCAACCACCAAGAAAAACGTTCATAACCTTGCTCGACACATGAACTATTCCCCCAATTTGTTCGCCAGAAGCTTTAGATCCCAAAAGACCAATATAATTGGCGTAGTGGTTCCTAACATTTCTCATTACTTTACCTCGACCATCCTAAAGGGAATTCTTGAGGAAGCCGAAATACGTGGGTATCGGGTAATTATTTCAGAATCGAACAACAGCGAATCCAAACAAACCGAAATGCTGAATACCATGACCCAGTTTGGAGTGGATGGTATTTTGATGTCACTCACCCGAAAAACTACCAAAGTAGATGACCTGTTAAGAACTTTGAACCGCGTACCCATTGTGCTGTTCGATAAAGTATCGCAAAAAATACCATGTACACAGATTGTTATTGATGAAGAAGAGGCTGCTTTTAATGCCGTGGAACACCTTATTGAATTGGGTAAGGAACGTATAGCCATTATTAAAGAAACTGAAAATTCATACAACTCCGAAAAACGCTACGCCGGCTACTTGAGAGCACTAGAACACCATGGAATACCTATCAAGGAAAAAATAATTTTGAGTACGGAAGATATCTCTCTCATACATGGCAGACGTCTGACCAATATTCTCTTAAGCATGAAAAAGCGCCCCGATGCCATTTTTGCCATAACGGATAATGCTGCTATTGGAGCCATTAAAGCCCTCAATAAATTCAAAGTGAAAATTCCGGAAGAGATAGCCGTCGTAGGTTTTAGCAACTCGGCAAACTCAAAAATTATTCAGCCCGAATTAACCACTGTAGACCAGCCCGGTGATAAAATTGGCCGTACTTCTGTAAAATACCTTATTGATGAAATTGAAAACCCAACAAACGATGTCATTACTAAAACGGTTGAAATAAAAACAACCTTAGTGGTTAGAGACTCTTCATTAAGAGCTTAG